One genomic region from Skermania piniformis encodes:
- a CDS encoding cytochrome P450 — translation MSAMMPPDAAARFVPRSGATWADPWPMYAALRDHDPVHRVVPDDAPDRDYYVLSRHRDVYTAARDWATFSSAQGLTVTYGDLAKIGMADNPPMVMQDPPAHTEFRKLVARGFTPRQVASVEPAVREFVVERLERLRELGGGDIVAELFKPLPSMVVAHYLGVPEADRDRFDRWTEQIVAVAAGTGVDLASASGDVAVAVGELLGYFAELIERRRREPGDDTISHLVAAGYGATGDVAGMLAVLGFAFTMVTGGNDTTTGMLGGAVQLLHDNPAQHRRLVADPGLIPGAVEEFLRLTSPVQGLARTVTRDVTIGDVTIPAGRRALLLYASANRDEREFGPDAAELDVSRNPRNLLTFGHGTHHCLGAAAARVQSRVALEELIGRVPELEVDLTGVTWADGPYVRRPTRVPVRIGRRRTRLAGHVNSPRSTTCVPLSVSNADRPSR, via the coding sequence ATGAGCGCGATGATGCCGCCGGACGCCGCAGCTCGGTTCGTCCCCCGCAGCGGTGCCACCTGGGCCGACCCCTGGCCGATGTACGCCGCGCTGCGCGACCACGACCCGGTGCATCGAGTCGTGCCGGACGACGCGCCGGACCGGGATTACTACGTGTTGTCCCGGCATCGGGATGTCTATACCGCCGCCCGCGACTGGGCCACGTTCTCGTCGGCGCAAGGACTCACCGTGACTTATGGCGACCTGGCGAAGATCGGCATGGCGGACAACCCGCCGATGGTGATGCAGGACCCGCCGGCGCACACCGAGTTCCGCAAGCTGGTCGCCCGGGGTTTCACGCCGCGGCAGGTGGCCTCGGTCGAGCCCGCGGTGCGGGAGTTCGTGGTCGAGCGGCTGGAACGGTTGCGCGAGCTGGGCGGTGGCGACATCGTGGCCGAGCTGTTCAAGCCGTTGCCGTCGATGGTGGTAGCACACTATCTCGGCGTGCCCGAGGCGGATCGCGACCGATTCGATCGCTGGACCGAGCAGATCGTCGCCGTCGCTGCCGGCACGGGCGTCGATCTCGCATCCGCGTCCGGTGACGTGGCCGTGGCGGTCGGCGAGTTGCTCGGCTACTTCGCCGAACTGATCGAGCGCCGCCGTCGGGAACCGGGTGACGACACGATCTCGCACCTGGTCGCGGCAGGCTACGGAGCGACCGGCGATGTCGCGGGGATGCTTGCGGTGCTCGGGTTCGCGTTCACCATGGTCACCGGGGGTAACGACACCACGACCGGAATGCTCGGCGGTGCGGTGCAGCTGCTGCACGACAATCCGGCGCAACATCGTCGCCTGGTCGCCGACCCGGGCCTGATCCCGGGCGCGGTGGAAGAGTTTCTCCGGCTGACGTCGCCGGTGCAGGGTCTGGCCCGCACGGTGACCCGCGATGTGACGATCGGGGACGTCACCATCCCGGCCGGCCGGCGGGCGCTGTTGCTCTATGCCAGCGCGAACCGGGACGAGCGCGAATTCGGGCCCGACGCGGCCGAGCTCGACGTGTCCCGCAACCCGCGCAACCTGCTGACGTTCGGCCACGGCACTCATCACTGCCTGGGTGCGGCGGCGGCGCGGGTGCAGTCCCGGGTGGCGCTGGAAGAGCTGATCGGTCGGGTGCCGGAGCTGGAGGTCGACCTGACCGGTGTCACGTGGGCCGACGGACCGTACGTTCGGCGGCCTACCCGGGTGCCGGTTCGGATCGGCCGCCGCCGGACTCGCTTAGCCGGGCACGTGAATTCACCTCGCTCGACGACCTGTGTGCCGCTGTCGGTGTCGAACGCGGACCGTCCGAGCCGCTGA
- a CDS encoding SAM-dependent methyltransferase, with product MTDALSNPDESADDNPCPAAFDVPEQPAWAPEDIDPRIPSVARVYDYVVGGVHNFAVDRDIADRAASMWPEVPLILRENRAVLRRFVRFLAGEGIRQFLDIGSGIPTAGNVHEVLAVPAPDAKVVYVDIDPVAVMHSQAILDGNPNALAVHGDFTEIDAVLSDPAVNRMIDFTQPVAVLLAALLHFILDDADPAGSLARIRARMAPGSYLALTHFSDEGPPDKVAQFVDMSRETPNPLTLRSKQQIAAFLDGLQAVTPGLVYLPLWRPDSPDDVDENPERFSSFAGIGYRGR from the coding sequence GTGACCGACGCCCTATCGAACCCGGACGAGTCGGCCGACGACAATCCGTGCCCTGCCGCGTTCGACGTCCCGGAGCAGCCGGCGTGGGCGCCGGAAGACATCGATCCGAGGATTCCGAGCGTCGCCCGGGTATACGACTACGTGGTCGGCGGCGTGCACAATTTCGCGGTCGACCGGGACATCGCCGACCGGGCTGCGTCGATGTGGCCGGAAGTGCCGCTGATCCTGCGGGAGAACCGGGCGGTGCTGCGCCGCTTCGTCCGTTTCCTGGCGGGCGAAGGAATCCGGCAGTTCCTCGACATCGGGTCCGGCATACCGACAGCCGGCAATGTGCACGAGGTGCTTGCGGTGCCGGCACCGGACGCGAAAGTCGTCTACGTCGACATCGACCCGGTAGCGGTGATGCACAGCCAGGCAATCCTGGACGGAAATCCGAATGCGCTCGCCGTGCACGGCGACTTCACCGAGATCGACGCGGTGCTGAGCGATCCGGCGGTGAACCGGATGATCGATTTCACCCAGCCGGTAGCCGTCCTGCTGGCGGCGCTGCTGCACTTTATTCTGGACGACGCCGATCCGGCCGGGTCGCTCGCTCGAATCCGAGCGCGGATGGCGCCGGGCAGCTATCTGGCGCTGACCCATTTCAGCGACGAGGGACCACCGGACAAGGTCGCACAGTTCGTCGACATGTCCCGGGAGACACCGAATCCGCTGACCCTGCGATCGAAGCAGCAGATTGCCGCCTTCCTCGACGGCCTCCAGGCGGTCACCCCGGGCCTGGTCTACCTGCCACTGTGGCGACCGGATTCGCCCGACGACGTGGATGAGAATCCGGAGCGGTTCAGCAGCTTCGCCGGGATCGGCTACCGCGGCCGATAA
- a CDS encoding oxidoreductase has protein sequence MSWSERDIPTQNGRVAVITGANGGLGLATATALAGKGAHVVMAARNQDKARAAERSILAATPGASVEIVPLDLSSQASVEQAAAEVLTKHDRIDIMVNNAGVMAMPQGRTVDGYETQLGTNHLGHWTWTALLLPALLAADAGRVVTLTSIAQHQGRNLDPTDPFLERHYGAWRAYGNSKLANLHFAIGLDQRLRAAGKRAIALSAHPGWTNSDLQTTTRAAGGGGAFGALGGLTTRFFGMPVEQGALSQLRAATDPDARGGTLYGPAFVGFGPPIRKPLFPLGTKTGVQRLWQFSAEATGVPLQVAA, from the coding sequence ATGAGCTGGTCCGAGCGGGACATCCCCACCCAGAACGGCCGAGTCGCCGTCATCACCGGCGCCAACGGCGGCCTCGGGCTCGCCACCGCCACCGCGCTCGCCGGAAAGGGCGCGCACGTCGTGATGGCGGCCCGCAATCAGGACAAGGCACGGGCCGCCGAGCGCAGCATCCTCGCGGCCACGCCGGGTGCGTCGGTGGAGATCGTGCCACTCGATCTGTCGTCCCAGGCCTCGGTCGAGCAGGCAGCCGCCGAGGTGCTGACGAAGCACGATCGGATCGACATCATGGTCAACAATGCCGGCGTGATGGCGATGCCACAGGGACGTACCGTCGACGGGTACGAGACGCAGCTCGGAACCAACCATCTCGGACACTGGACCTGGACCGCACTCCTGCTTCCCGCGCTCCTCGCGGCCGACGCCGGCCGGGTCGTCACGTTGACCAGCATCGCTCAGCATCAGGGACGCAATCTCGATCCGACCGACCCGTTTCTGGAACGCCACTACGGCGCCTGGCGCGCATACGGCAATTCCAAGCTCGCCAACCTGCACTTCGCCATCGGGCTCGACCAGCGGCTGCGAGCAGCCGGAAAGCGGGCGATCGCCCTCTCGGCGCATCCCGGATGGACCAATTCGGACCTGCAGACCACGACTCGGGCCGCGGGCGGTGGTGGTGCTTTCGGCGCGCTCGGCGGACTCACCACCCGGTTCTTCGGCATGCCGGTCGAGCAGGGCGCACTCAGCCAACTACGCGCCGCCACCGACCCCGACGCGCGCGGCGGCACACTCTACGGGCCGGCCTTCGTCGGCTTCGGCCCGCCGATTCGCAAACCCTTGTTCCCGCTGGGCACCAAGACCGGGGTGCAACGACTGTGGCAGTTCTCCGCAGAAGCGACCGGGGTGCCGCTCCAGGTCGCTGCGTAA
- a CDS encoding alpha/beta fold hydrolase — translation MPPEMIDIVGNTIDFRALAWGRPGDRLALLLHGYPDTAYTWRHLGPELAARGYRAVAPFTRGYAPTGLAPDDSYRVADLVADTLALHDRLGDERAVLVGHDWGALTAWGVAATAPGRFARVAALAVPPPAAFRASLTDRRQLRVSLRQIRMSWYVGYNQVPGSERLLPRVIPALWRDWSPGYDAGEDVQHVLAALARPEHRRAALRYYRSNLGLLRADSPTAAAQQPALYLHGAQDGCLQAALVQAHPETLPAGSRHLVLPALGHFLHLEDPALVNRHIVDWLDADLP, via the coding sequence ATGCCTCCCGAAATGATCGACATCGTCGGCAATACCATCGACTTCCGTGCGCTCGCCTGGGGTCGACCGGGGGACCGGCTCGCTCTGCTACTGCACGGCTATCCGGACACCGCCTACACCTGGCGACACCTCGGACCGGAACTCGCCGCCCGCGGTTATCGCGCGGTGGCGCCGTTCACCCGCGGGTACGCACCGACCGGACTCGCCCCGGACGACAGCTACCGCGTGGCCGATCTGGTCGCGGACACGCTGGCCCTGCACGACCGCCTCGGCGACGAGCGTGCCGTGCTGGTCGGGCACGACTGGGGTGCGCTGACCGCATGGGGGGTGGCGGCAACCGCGCCCGGCCGATTCGCCCGGGTTGCGGCGCTGGCGGTGCCACCGCCGGCCGCCTTTCGCGCGTCGTTGACCGATCGGCGGCAGCTACGTGTCAGCCTGCGTCAGATCCGGATGAGCTGGTATGTCGGATACAACCAGGTACCCGGGTCGGAACGGCTGTTGCCGCGGGTCATCCCCGCGCTGTGGCGGGACTGGTCACCGGGCTACGACGCCGGCGAAGACGTGCAGCACGTGCTGGCGGCACTCGCCCGGCCCGAGCATCGCCGAGCCGCCCTGCGGTACTACCGGAGCAATCTCGGGCTGCTGCGGGCGGACTCGCCGACTGCTGCCGCGCAGCAGCCCGCGCTGTACCTGCACGGCGCGCAGGACGGCTGCCTACAGGCGGCCCTCGTGCAGGCCCACCCGGAGACGTTGCCCGCGGGTAGCCGCCATCTGGTGTTGCCCGCCCTCGGTCACTTTTTACATCTGGAGGACCCGGCCCTGGTCAATCGGCACATCGTCGATTGGCTCGACGCCGACTTGCCGTGA
- a CDS encoding sensor domain-containing diguanylate cyclase: MSFDDVTAERLARRWWVELKDVAYTPFPSAEIRAMLQHLLRELGEVLVADTFDAPRACAVGLELVSMNLLDPSVLQRSAPILTELPGLLERNDPAMWERLALTVAAVGSGFGSAAAARIRYGMEAMHRTMVQIRQAAHEARRVADARFRVLFESAPIAIAVVDHAGQMVETNPALAAMLGCPDGADLRGTPAGDYLHPDDRHLLVPAADGSVIRSEVRFRRGDGSYGWMSALTTLLPGTDPSGGRVLAVGEDITEQRRMRERLYTQSRHDALTGLANRLLLTETMNQAIADALPGSMLGVCLLDLDEFKAINDHYGHRFGDEVLRVTAGRLRDTASARGYLVARLGGDEFVVVLPDPCTADDVHACAGDLAAAVRPPIDIDGHRVAVSTSIGAIVTELVGVDPDAIIARADTYLYRAKAQAREKPVLHTDSTPYRRRSLPTTPTTITGPVSARPALQHRAELPRDL, encoded by the coding sequence GTGTCGTTCGACGATGTGACCGCCGAGCGGTTGGCACGTCGGTGGTGGGTGGAACTGAAAGACGTCGCCTACACCCCCTTCCCATCCGCAGAGATCCGCGCGATGCTGCAGCACTTGCTCCGCGAACTCGGGGAAGTCCTCGTCGCCGACACGTTCGATGCGCCGCGGGCCTGCGCGGTGGGCCTCGAGCTGGTGTCGATGAACTTGCTCGATCCGAGCGTGCTGCAACGATCTGCCCCGATACTCACCGAGCTCCCGGGGCTGCTCGAGCGCAACGATCCGGCGATGTGGGAGCGACTGGCTTTGACCGTCGCCGCCGTCGGCTCCGGTTTCGGCTCGGCCGCAGCGGCACGGATCCGGTACGGCATGGAAGCGATGCATCGGACGATGGTGCAGATCCGGCAGGCCGCACACGAAGCCCGTCGCGTCGCCGACGCGCGCTTCCGGGTGTTGTTCGAGAGTGCCCCGATTGCGATCGCCGTCGTCGACCATGCCGGGCAGATGGTGGAGACCAATCCGGCGCTTGCCGCGATGCTCGGCTGTCCCGACGGCGCCGACCTCCGTGGCACCCCGGCCGGCGACTATCTGCACCCCGACGATCGGCACCTGCTCGTCCCGGCGGCCGACGGATCGGTGATCCGGTCGGAGGTTCGGTTCCGGCGTGGCGACGGCAGTTACGGCTGGATGTCGGCGCTCACCACCCTGCTACCCGGCACCGACCCGTCCGGCGGCCGGGTACTGGCAGTCGGTGAGGACATCACCGAACAACGACGGATGCGCGAGCGGTTGTACACGCAGAGCCGACACGATGCCCTGACCGGCCTGGCGAACCGACTGCTGCTGACCGAAACGATGAACCAGGCCATCGCGGATGCGTTGCCCGGGAGCATGCTGGGCGTGTGTCTACTCGACTTGGACGAGTTCAAGGCGATCAACGATCACTACGGCCATCGGTTCGGCGACGAGGTGCTGCGGGTGACCGCCGGCCGCCTGCGTGACACCGCATCCGCTCGCGGGTACCTCGTCGCCCGGCTCGGCGGAGACGAGTTCGTCGTCGTGCTGCCCGATCCCTGCACCGCCGACGACGTCCACGCATGTGCCGGCGATCTGGCGGCAGCGGTACGACCACCGATCGATATCGACGGGCACCGGGTTGCGGTGTCGACCAGCATCGGCGCCATCGTCACCGAACTGGTCGGGGTCGACCCCGACGCCATCATCGCCCGTGCCGACACCTACCTGTATCGGGCGAAAGCCCAAGCGCGCGAAAAGCCGGTGCTCCATACTGACAGCACTCCGTACCGACGGCGTTCCCTACCGACGACGCCGACCACCATCACCGGGCCGGTGTCCGCCCGGCCGGCATTGCAGCATCGCGCAGAATTACCGAGGGACCTGTGA
- a CDS encoding alpha/beta hydrolase yields MRRLVALIGSALVVGCLAPAHAAADPGGARIDRVDELTPTRSSLFIDSPAMQRIVEVQVLHPAGGGSRPSLYLLDGIDSGADQNMWTMKTDVVQFFADKDVNVVLPVGGHATYYTDWQSHDPTLGLNRWETFLTEELPPLIDRQSNGNGTNAIAGLSMGGQAALTLASRHRNLYRGVGAFSACPDTRTPTARSFIRASVAAKGGNADNMWGTDANPDWAANDPITNAANLRGLAIYQSVGNGIPGPRDTLETATSLIGPLEVGANACTRTFDQRLQSLGIPAKFVYRPVGTHSWGYWQDDLHDSWSTLGPAIGR; encoded by the coding sequence ATGCGTCGGTTGGTTGCCCTGATCGGGTCTGCTCTAGTCGTCGGGTGCCTCGCTCCCGCTCATGCTGCTGCCGATCCCGGCGGCGCGCGGATCGACCGCGTGGACGAGCTGACGCCGACCCGGTCGAGCCTGTTCATCGATTCCCCGGCGATGCAGCGCATCGTCGAGGTGCAGGTGCTCCATCCGGCGGGCGGCGGATCGCGGCCCAGCCTGTACCTGCTGGACGGCATCGACAGCGGTGCCGATCAGAACATGTGGACGATGAAGACCGACGTCGTACAGTTCTTCGCCGACAAGGATGTGAACGTGGTGCTGCCGGTCGGCGGGCACGCCACCTATTACACCGACTGGCAGAGTCACGACCCCACGCTCGGCTTGAACCGGTGGGAGACGTTTCTGACCGAAGAGCTGCCACCGCTGATCGATCGACAGAGCAACGGCAACGGCACGAACGCGATCGCCGGGTTGTCGATGGGTGGGCAGGCCGCGCTGACCCTCGCCTCCCGGCATCGCAACCTGTATCGGGGTGTCGGTGCGTTCAGCGCTTGCCCGGATACCCGCACGCCGACGGCGCGTAGCTTCATCCGCGCCTCGGTCGCAGCCAAGGGCGGTAACGCCGACAACATGTGGGGCACCGACGCCAACCCGGACTGGGCGGCGAACGACCCGATCACCAATGCCGCGAACCTGCGGGGCCTGGCCATCTACCAATCCGTCGGCAACGGCATACCCGGTCCCCGCGACACCCTGGAGACGGCCACCAGCCTGATCGGACCGCTGGAGGTCGGGGCGAACGCCTGCACCCGCACCTTCGATCAGCGGCTGCAGTCCCTCGGCATTCCGGCGAAGTTCGTCTACCGTCCGGTCGGCACCCATTCGTGGGGCTACTGGCAGGATGACCTGCATGATTCGTGGTCGACGTTGGGCCCGGCGATCGGCCGCTAG
- a CDS encoding MarR family winged helix-turn-helix transcriptional regulator — MVGQQRLLDQLNRQLQRDADLTLAEYRILVLLSESPGQSLRMSDLADGVLSSRSRLTHQIRRMEDQGLVRRESCAEDGRGVLAHLTERGLTKLKDSAPGHVASVRQHFFDLVDEQEIGVLAEVFSRIVDDQDDAADG; from the coding sequence ATGGTCGGGCAGCAACGATTGCTCGATCAGCTGAACCGGCAATTGCAACGGGACGCCGACCTCACGCTCGCCGAATACCGGATCCTGGTTTTGCTTTCCGAGTCCCCGGGGCAGTCGCTGCGGATGAGCGACTTGGCGGACGGGGTGCTGTCCTCCCGCAGTCGATTGACCCACCAGATCCGCCGGATGGAAGACCAGGGCCTGGTTCGCCGGGAGAGCTGCGCCGAAGACGGCCGCGGGGTGCTCGCCCACCTCACCGAACGCGGATTGACCAAACTGAAGGATTCGGCGCCGGGACACGTGGCGTCGGTGCGACAGCATTTCTTCGATCTCGTGGACGAGCAGGAGATCGGTGTGCTCGCCGAGGTGTTCTCCCGCATCGTCGACGATCAGGACGATGCGGCCGACGGGTAA
- the hisC gene encoding histidinol-phosphate transaminase: MTVHIRADLDAIPGYVPGRTVPGAIKLASNETTLGPLPSVAAAVAAAVAEANRYPDNRSAELAAALADRLDVAPEQVGVGCGSVALGQELVQITCSAPTDEVVFAWRSFEAYPIITRVAGAHAVPVPLTADQVHDLPAMAAAITPNTRLVFVCNPNNPTGTAVGRAALERFLDQVPPEVLVVLDEAYFEFLRLPADTAPDGIALGRDRPNVVVLRTFSKAYGLAGLRVGYAVGDSAVIAALGKVRIPFGVNRAGQAAALASLAAEPELLARTDVVVAERNRVRTALRDAGYEVPPTEANFVWLPLHAGSAEFAAAAAAAGVLLRPYGADGVRVTIGDRADNDAFIEFATAHRALTGDRQH; this comes from the coding sequence GTGACCGTTCACATCCGCGCCGACCTCGACGCCATCCCCGGCTACGTTCCCGGTCGGACGGTGCCCGGCGCGATCAAGCTGGCCAGCAACGAAACCACCCTCGGCCCGTTGCCCAGTGTCGCCGCCGCGGTCGCGGCCGCGGTGGCCGAAGCCAACCGCTATCCGGACAATCGCTCGGCCGAGCTGGCCGCCGCGCTCGCCGACCGGCTCGACGTCGCGCCGGAGCAGGTCGGGGTGGGCTGCGGCAGCGTCGCGCTCGGTCAGGAGCTGGTGCAGATCACCTGCTCGGCCCCGACCGACGAGGTGGTGTTCGCCTGGCGTTCGTTCGAGGCGTACCCGATCATCACCCGGGTCGCCGGCGCGCACGCGGTACCGGTGCCGCTCACCGCCGACCAGGTGCACGACCTGCCCGCGATGGCTGCGGCGATCACCCCGAACACCCGGCTGGTGTTCGTCTGCAACCCGAACAATCCGACCGGCACCGCGGTCGGCCGAGCAGCCCTGGAACGCTTCCTCGACCAGGTACCACCGGAGGTACTGGTCGTGCTGGACGAGGCATATTTCGAGTTCCTGCGGCTGCCCGCCGACACTGCCCCGGACGGCATCGCGTTGGGGCGCGATCGGCCCAACGTCGTCGTGCTACGCACCTTCTCCAAGGCGTACGGACTGGCCGGGTTACGGGTCGGCTACGCCGTCGGCGACTCGGCGGTCATCGCGGCGCTCGGCAAGGTGCGTATCCCGTTCGGCGTGAATCGGGCCGGACAGGCGGCGGCACTCGCCTCACTCGCCGCCGAACCGGAACTGCTCGCCCGCACCGACGTCGTCGTTGCGGAACGAAACCGGGTGCGCACCGCCCTCCGGGACGCCGGGTACGAGGTGCCGCCCACCGAAGCGAACTTCGTCTGGCTGCCGCTGCATGCCGGTTCGGCCGAGTTCGCCGCCGCGGCCGCCGCGGCCGGAGTGCTGCTTCGACCGTACGGCGCCGACGGCGTCCGGGTGACGATCGGCGACCGGGCCGACAACGACGCATTCATCGAGTTCGCGACCGCTCACCGCGCGCTCACCGGGGACCGACAGCACTGA
- a CDS encoding alpha/beta hydrolase, which yields MIRGRRWARRSAASVALVGVLGGWFAAPAPAAPASARIDHREQLTPDWQRVFVDSPSMGRVELQVLSPAGRAGPRPTLYLLDGRSANAEGSYWTARADVVRFFADQDVNVVLPVGGPGSYYTDWQRPDPRLGVYRWETLLTEELPALIDAEFGGNGVAAVAGVSMGGQGALMLAARHPGRYVAAAGYSGCYRTGDDLGQAQARLVVGSVGGDPNNMFGPPGDPDWAAHDVVAHAEGLRGTTIYLSAGSGLPGPHERLDNPELATAVAFGGPIEAAVAACTRDLATRLAELDIPATVAFRPAGTHSWPYWSAELRASWPILAGALGIDRPVSAVGPR from the coding sequence ATGATTCGTGGTCGACGTTGGGCCCGGCGATCGGCCGCTAGCGTCGCTCTGGTCGGTGTGCTCGGCGGCTGGTTTGCTGCGCCGGCCCCGGCCGCGCCGGCCTCGGCCCGCATCGATCACCGAGAACAACTCACCCCCGACTGGCAGCGGGTTTTCGTCGATTCGCCGTCGATGGGTCGGGTCGAGCTGCAGGTGCTGTCGCCGGCGGGCCGCGCCGGACCGCGTCCGACGCTGTACCTGTTGGACGGTCGGAGCGCGAACGCCGAGGGCAGTTACTGGACCGCGCGCGCGGATGTCGTGCGGTTCTTCGCCGACCAGGACGTCAACGTGGTGCTGCCGGTCGGTGGTCCCGGCTCGTACTACACCGACTGGCAGCGGCCCGACCCACGGTTGGGCGTCTATCGGTGGGAGACGCTGCTGACCGAGGAGCTGCCCGCGCTGATCGATGCCGAGTTCGGTGGTAACGGGGTCGCCGCCGTCGCCGGGGTGTCGATGGGCGGGCAGGGCGCGCTGATGTTGGCTGCACGACACCCGGGCCGGTACGTTGCGGCCGCCGGTTACAGCGGGTGCTACCGCACCGGGGACGATCTCGGTCAGGCGCAGGCCCGGCTGGTGGTCGGCTCGGTCGGGGGCGATCCGAACAACATGTTCGGCCCGCCGGGCGATCCGGACTGGGCCGCGCATGACGTCGTCGCCCATGCCGAGGGGCTGCGTGGCACCACGATCTATCTGTCCGCAGGCAGCGGACTGCCCGGTCCGCACGAGCGTCTCGACAATCCGGAGTTGGCCACGGCGGTCGCCTTCGGCGGTCCGATCGAGGCCGCTGTCGCCGCGTGCACCCGTGATCTCGCCACCCGGCTGGCCGAGTTGGACATCCCGGCCACGGTGGCGTTCCGCCCCGCCGGCACGCATTCCTGGCCGTACTGGTCCGCCGAACTGCGCGCGTCCTGGCCGATTCTGGCGGGCGCGCTCGGTATCGATCGACCGGTCAGTGCTGTCGGTCCCCGGTGA